From the genome of Amycolatopsis sp. NBC_01488, one region includes:
- a CDS encoding diacylglycerol/lipid kinase family protein, with translation MGIHAALAVHPASGHGAAARIADTVAERLRTAVDRLDVLVANSVEESRELMRTSHDAGLDVLIVLGGDGAAHQGVQFCANHDVALGLVPAGTGNDFARALGVPGEPLLAVDALVAALKSGARRRIDLGRVGQTWFATVLCAGFDASVNERANRLRWPPGPRRYDVAILAELAAFRSRPVVVDTGSERLELDATLVAVGNTRFYGGGVPICPTADPEDGVFDVTVVGDVTRRGLIRMLPGLRTGKHLTHPAVRTLRARSVSLTGNSWPAYADGEPQGSVPVTVTCVPGALTVLA, from the coding sequence GTGGGGATCCACGCCGCGCTCGCCGTGCACCCGGCGTCGGGCCACGGCGCGGCCGCCCGCATCGCGGACACCGTCGCCGAGCGGCTGCGCACCGCCGTCGACCGCCTCGACGTGCTGGTCGCCAACTCCGTCGAAGAGTCCCGCGAGCTGATGCGGACGTCCCACGACGCCGGCCTCGATGTCCTGATCGTCCTCGGCGGCGACGGCGCCGCCCACCAGGGTGTCCAGTTCTGCGCGAACCACGACGTCGCGCTCGGCCTGGTCCCGGCGGGCACCGGCAACGACTTCGCCCGCGCCCTCGGCGTCCCCGGCGAGCCGCTGCTCGCGGTCGACGCGCTGGTGGCGGCGTTGAAGTCGGGCGCGCGGCGGCGAATCGACCTCGGCCGCGTCGGCCAGACGTGGTTCGCGACCGTGCTGTGCGCGGGCTTCGACGCGAGCGTGAACGAACGCGCCAACCGGCTGCGCTGGCCGCCCGGGCCGCGCCGCTACGACGTCGCGATCCTCGCCGAGCTCGCGGCGTTCCGGTCCCGCCCGGTGGTCGTCGACACGGGCAGCGAACGCCTGGAGCTCGACGCGACCCTGGTGGCGGTCGGCAACACCCGCTTCTACGGCGGCGGCGTCCCGATCTGCCCCACGGCCGACCCCGAGGACGGCGTCTTCGACGTGACGGTGGTGGGCGACGTGACCCGCCGCGGCCTGATCCGCATGCTGCCGGGCCTGCGCACCGGCAAGCACCTCACGCACCCGGCGGTCCGGACGCTGCGCGCCCGCTCGGTCTCGCTGACCGGCAACAGCTGGCCGGCCTACGCCGACGGCGAGCCGCAGGGGAGCGTGCCGGTGACGGTCACCTGCGTCCCGGGCGCGCTGACGGTCCTCGCCTAA
- a CDS encoding GNAT family N-acetyltransferase, translating into MSDFGIRILRDDELRGASDLFRASLHVPPSDDADWERAARAYQPGGTIGAFDPDLIGTARSFDAELTVPGGARLQMAGVTGVGVRADRTRRGVLRALMTAQLTDFAARDVVFANLLASEAPIYGRFGYGLATRYRSYSVDRHRARLHPGAPATGEIQLLELDEALKVCPGVYERLVRRPGMMSRPEVLWRLYENHARRATQPVRAIVHHGPDGPDGFATYFVDGLQAHPWTKNLQLVDMFAGTSAAFAGLWRFLLGVDLVDRIVAEARPLDEPIELLLDDHRRSTVDRIGDEHWVRLVDVPKALAAREYGHAEPVVVEVADPLLPANGGAYRITPDGAERTGEPAALRLDVTTLAMAYLGTWRPSALAGAGRIEVRDPAAVVAADVLFGTRVAAWSGTHY; encoded by the coding sequence ATGAGCGATTTCGGGATCCGGATCCTGCGTGACGACGAGCTGCGCGGGGCGAGTGACCTCTTCCGCGCGAGCCTGCACGTGCCGCCGAGCGACGACGCCGACTGGGAGCGCGCGGCCCGGGCGTACCAGCCGGGCGGCACGATCGGGGCGTTCGACCCGGACCTGATCGGCACGGCGCGCTCGTTCGACGCGGAGCTGACCGTTCCCGGCGGCGCGCGGCTGCAGATGGCCGGGGTCACCGGGGTCGGGGTCCGCGCCGACCGGACGCGCCGGGGCGTCCTGCGCGCGCTGATGACGGCCCAGCTGACGGACTTCGCCGCGCGCGACGTCGTGTTCGCGAACCTGCTCGCCTCCGAAGCGCCGATCTACGGCCGGTTCGGCTACGGCCTCGCGACGCGGTACCGCTCCTACAGCGTCGACCGGCATCGGGCGCGGTTGCACCCGGGCGCACCGGCGACCGGGGAGATCCAGCTGCTCGAGCTGGACGAGGCCCTGAAGGTTTGTCCCGGCGTCTACGAGCGGCTGGTGCGGCGGCCCGGGATGATGTCCCGGCCCGAGGTGCTGTGGCGGCTCTACGAAAACCACGCCCGCCGCGCCACCCAGCCGGTCCGGGCGATCGTGCACCACGGTCCCGACGGGCCGGACGGGTTCGCGACCTACTTCGTCGACGGCCTGCAGGCGCACCCGTGGACGAAGAACCTGCAGCTGGTGGACATGTTCGCCGGAACGTCGGCCGCGTTCGCCGGGCTGTGGCGGTTCCTGCTGGGCGTCGACCTGGTCGACCGGATCGTGGCGGAGGCCCGGCCGCTCGACGAGCCGATCGAACTGCTCCTCGACGACCACCGCCGCAGCACCGTCGACCGGATCGGCGACGAGCACTGGGTCCGGCTCGTCGACGTCCCGAAAGCATTGGCGGCACGCGAATACGGCCACGCCGAGCCGGTCGTCGTCGAGGTGGCCGATCCGCTGCTGCCCGCCAACGGCGGCGCGTACCGGATCACGCCGGACGGCGCCGAGCGCACCGGCGAGCCCGCGGCGCTGCGGCTCGACGTCACCACCCTCGCGATGGCCTACCTCGGGACGTGGCGGCCCTCCGCGCTGGCCGGTGCGGGCCGGATCGAGGTCCGTGACCCGGCCGCTGTGGTGGCCGCCGACGTGCTCTTCGGGACGCGGGTGGCGGCGTGGAGCGGCACCCACTACTGA
- a CDS encoding DUF4333 domain-containing protein, giving the protein MSTPYGGNDPQQPQYGQQPGGAYPPSGPQEQPGWGQQPPSYDPNQQQPNQHQQWGQPQQPQQPQQWGQQPGGYTPPQQPQWGQQPPPYGQQQPGGGYPQSGPQAQPGYGQQPGGAYPQSGPQQQPQYGQQPPQGQYDYGQQGQQQFPGQGAPEGEKPAKSKKGLLIGIVVLVVVVAVVGVLGFVAPGFFKTQVFNNTQMQTDVQKLLTETYKIDGVTGVTCPAEQKVQDGAKFDCTATIAGKPVQIPITVKGDGGNYEVSPPATK; this is encoded by the coding sequence ATGAGCACGCCGTATGGCGGCAACGACCCACAGCAGCCCCAGTACGGGCAGCAGCCGGGCGGCGCGTACCCGCCGAGCGGCCCGCAGGAGCAGCCCGGGTGGGGGCAGCAGCCGCCTTCGTACGACCCGAACCAGCAACAGCCGAACCAGCACCAGCAGTGGGGCCAGCCGCAGCAGCCCCAGCAGCCGCAGCAGTGGGGGCAGCAGCCCGGGGGGTACACGCCGCCGCAGCAGCCGCAGTGGGGCCAGCAGCCGCCGCCCTACGGCCAGCAGCAGCCCGGTGGTGGCTACCCGCAGAGCGGTCCGCAGGCCCAGCCGGGCTACGGGCAGCAGCCAGGCGGGGCGTACCCGCAGAGCGGGCCCCAGCAGCAGCCGCAGTACGGCCAGCAGCCGCCGCAGGGCCAGTACGACTACGGCCAGCAGGGCCAGCAGCAGTTCCCCGGCCAGGGCGCGCCCGAGGGCGAGAAGCCGGCGAAGTCGAAGAAGGGCCTGCTGATCGGCATCGTGGTGCTGGTCGTGGTCGTCGCCGTGGTCGGCGTCCTCGGTTTCGTGGCGCCCGGGTTCTTCAAGACGCAGGTCTTCAACAACACGCAGATGCAGACCGACGTGCAGAAGCTGCTGACCGAGACGTACAAGATCGACGGCGTCACCGGCGTGACCTGTCCGGCCGAGCAGAAGGTCCAGGACGGCGCGAAGTTCGACTGCACCGCGACCATCGCGGGCAAGCCGGTGCAGATCCCGATCACCGTGAAGGGTGACGGCGGGAACTACGAGGTCTCCCCGCCCGCCACGAAGTAG
- a CDS encoding GNAT family N-acetyltransferase, with the protein MTDFDVRPVTDDERRATFDLLGRALHSNRVSDDFWARYGVSWPAAHKFGAFDGGVPIGITSSFDTEIAVPGGAVLPLGAVDGVGVRADRTRRGVLTAMMAAQLADFAARGITLAALHASEPTIYGRFGYGSAALGKTVWLSRPAARLHERVPAGGDVRMLTPQEAVQEIPGLYRRIGPYRAGMIGRPELWWPVAHDRQAGPDGSHVVAVHSGPDGDDGFVVYDTIDHRTPESPDEGAVLKVRDLHAADAVARAALWRFLLSVDLVSVVRARYRPVDEPLAAMLTDHRHARTTAVEDDLWLRPVDVAAALAARTYRPAEPVVLAVADRMLPANTGHYEVGPGGARRTDAAADLALDVDTLGMLYLGQWSATALAEAGRIAAHDPAALGRADELFTTIAAPWCGTLF; encoded by the coding sequence ATGACCGACTTCGACGTCCGCCCCGTGACCGACGACGAGCGCCGCGCCACGTTCGACCTGCTGGGCCGTGCGCTGCACAGCAACCGGGTCAGCGACGACTTCTGGGCCCGGTACGGCGTTTCCTGGCCGGCGGCGCACAAGTTCGGCGCGTTCGACGGCGGCGTCCCGATCGGGATCACCAGCTCCTTCGACACCGAGATCGCGGTGCCCGGCGGCGCCGTCCTGCCGCTCGGGGCGGTCGACGGCGTCGGGGTCCGCGCCGACCGCACCCGGCGCGGGGTGCTCACCGCGATGATGGCGGCGCAGCTGGCGGACTTCGCCGCGCGCGGGATCACGCTGGCCGCCCTGCACGCCAGCGAACCCACCATCTACGGCCGGTTCGGCTACGGCTCGGCGGCACTGGGCAAGACCGTGTGGCTGTCCCGGCCCGCGGCCCGGCTCCACGAGCGCGTGCCGGCCGGCGGGGACGTCCGGATGCTCACGCCGCAGGAGGCCGTGCAGGAGATTCCCGGGCTGTACCGGCGGATCGGGCCGTACCGGGCGGGCATGATCGGCCGCCCGGAGCTGTGGTGGCCGGTCGCGCACGACCGCCAGGCCGGCCCGGACGGCAGCCACGTCGTGGCCGTCCACAGTGGACCCGACGGGGACGACGGGTTCGTCGTGTACGACACGATCGACCACCGGACCCCCGAATCGCCGGACGAGGGCGCCGTGCTGAAGGTGCGTGACCTGCACGCCGCCGACGCGGTCGCGCGGGCCGCGCTGTGGCGGTTCCTGCTGTCGGTCGACCTCGTCTCGGTGGTCCGCGCGCGCTACCGCCCGGTCGACGAGCCACTGGCCGCGATGCTGACCGACCACCGGCACGCCCGCACCACCGCCGTCGAGGACGACCTGTGGCTGCGGCCGGTCGACGTCGCCGCCGCGCTGGCCGCCCGCACCTACCGGCCGGCCGAGCCGGTGGTGCTCGCGGTGGCCGACCGGATGCTGCCCGCCAACACCGGGCACTACGAAGTCGGCCCCGGCGGCGCCCGCCGCACGGACGCCGCCGCGGACCTGGCCCTCGACGTCGACACCCTCGGCATGCTCTACCTCGGGCAGTGGAGCGCGACCGCGCTGGCCGAAGCCGGGCGGATCGCCGCGCACGACCCGGCCGCGCTCGGCCGGGCGGACGAGCTGTTCACCACGATCGCCGCACCGTGGTGCGGCACGCTCTTCTAG
- a CDS encoding DEAD/DEAH box helicase, producing the protein MASSPAPSPAEAYAAAKRRGKYPQLTRFAAEASFEFDEFQIRGCEALEGGHGMLVCAPTGAGKTVVGEFAVHLALAEGRKCFYTTPIKALSNQKYGDLVARYGQDAVGLLTGDTSINGNAQVVVMTTEVLRNMLYAGSSTITDLGYVVMDEVHYLADRFRGAVWEEVILHLPEHVRVVGLSATVSNAEEFGEWLVEVRGDTTVVVDEHRPVPLWQHMLVGNRLLDLFAGEDVHAPGAELRINPTLLRRTEEIGRQYAPAGFRGPRGRRGAPSRMPRFRPPSRVDVVEQLDRAGLLPAIVFIFSRAGCDAAVAQCVRSGLRLNGPDEVEEIRQVIEERTADLPEGDLGVLGYWEWREALERGIAGHHAGLLPAFKETVEELFVRGLVKVVFATETLALGINMPARTVVLERLVKYNGEAHVDLTPGEYTQLTGRAGRRGIDVEGHAVVAWQPGVDPKQVAGLASTRTYPLRSSFRPGYNMAVNLVAQVGAAEARELLEQSFAQFQADRSVVGTARRIERNEEALKGYASAVTGDFDEMLEYVELRAKISAREKALSRQNTAVRRAGTAESLEKLRKGDVIAVPAGRRAGLAVVVDPGLDPIREPRPVVVTEDRWSGPLSVADFPAPVEALGRIKLPKHIELRSPKTRRDIASTLRSAGISLPGRQKRQSGANEDGELAALRRALRAHPCHGLAEREANLRWVERYERLSTETQQLERKVAATTHSLARAFDRILALLGERGYLGPESAGDGEDRVTEHGRRLTRLYSESDLLAAECIRHDVWRGLGPAELAAVVSTLVFEARRDTAGEPRLPGGAVPEAWQETVKLWVDLTEDERRHRLDRTREPDAGFAWPVYRWARGESLEKVLTAAEANGQELSAGDFVRWSRQVIDLLDQIRDVLGKGDPVGAAAAQAVKALRRGVVAAGAA; encoded by the coding sequence GTGGCCAGTAGCCCTGCTCCCTCCCCGGCCGAGGCCTATGCGGCCGCCAAGCGCCGGGGAAAGTACCCCCAGCTCACCCGCTTCGCCGCGGAAGCCTCCTTCGAGTTCGACGAGTTCCAGATCCGCGGGTGCGAGGCCCTCGAGGGCGGTCACGGCATGCTCGTCTGCGCGCCGACCGGGGCGGGGAAGACCGTCGTCGGCGAGTTCGCCGTGCACCTCGCGCTGGCCGAGGGGCGCAAGTGCTTCTACACGACGCCGATCAAGGCGCTGTCGAACCAGAAGTACGGCGACCTCGTCGCGCGGTACGGCCAGGACGCCGTCGGCCTGCTCACCGGGGACACCTCGATCAACGGCAACGCGCAGGTCGTCGTGATGACCACCGAGGTGCTGCGCAACATGCTCTACGCCGGTTCGTCCACCATCACCGACCTCGGCTACGTGGTCATGGACGAGGTCCACTACCTCGCCGACCGGTTCCGCGGGGCGGTCTGGGAAGAGGTGATCCTGCACCTGCCCGAGCACGTCCGCGTGGTCGGGCTGTCGGCCACCGTCAGCAACGCCGAGGAGTTCGGCGAGTGGCTGGTCGAGGTCCGGGGCGACACGACCGTCGTCGTCGACGAGCACCGGCCGGTGCCGCTGTGGCAGCACATGCTCGTCGGGAACCGGCTGCTGGACCTGTTCGCCGGCGAGGACGTCCACGCGCCCGGGGCCGAGCTGCGGATCAACCCGACCCTGCTGCGCCGGACCGAGGAGATCGGCCGCCAGTACGCGCCCGCCGGGTTCCGCGGGCCGCGCGGGCGCCGGGGTGCGCCGTCGCGGATGCCGCGGTTCCGGCCGCCGTCGCGGGTGGACGTCGTGGAGCAGCTGGACCGGGCCGGCCTGCTGCCGGCGATCGTGTTCATCTTCTCCCGGGCGGGGTGTGACGCCGCGGTGGCCCAGTGCGTGCGGTCGGGGCTGCGGCTCAACGGGCCGGACGAGGTCGAGGAGATCCGCCAGGTCATCGAGGAGCGCACGGCGGACCTGCCCGAGGGTGACCTGGGCGTGCTCGGCTACTGGGAGTGGCGGGAGGCCCTCGAGCGCGGGATCGCCGGGCACCACGCCGGGTTGCTGCCGGCGTTCAAGGAGACCGTCGAGGAGCTGTTCGTCCGCGGCCTGGTGAAGGTCGTGTTCGCGACCGAGACGCTCGCGCTGGGGATCAACATGCCGGCGCGCACGGTCGTGCTGGAACGGCTGGTCAAGTACAACGGCGAGGCGCACGTCGACCTGACGCCGGGGGAGTACACGCAGCTCACCGGCCGGGCAGGGCGGCGGGGGATCGACGTCGAGGGGCACGCCGTCGTCGCGTGGCAGCCGGGGGTCGACCCGAAGCAGGTCGCCGGGCTGGCCTCGACGCGGACCTATCCGCTGCGGTCGTCGTTCCGGCCCGGCTACAACATGGCGGTCAACCTGGTCGCCCAGGTCGGCGCGGCGGAGGCCCGTGAGCTGCTGGAACAGTCGTTCGCGCAGTTCCAGGCCGACCGGTCGGTGGTCGGGACGGCCCGGCGGATCGAGCGGAACGAGGAGGCCCTGAAGGGCTACGCGTCCGCGGTGACCGGGGACTTCGACGAGATGCTCGAGTACGTGGAGCTGCGCGCGAAGATCTCGGCGCGGGAGAAGGCGTTGTCGCGGCAGAACACCGCGGTGCGCCGCGCGGGGACGGCGGAGTCGCTGGAGAAGCTGCGCAAGGGGGACGTCATCGCGGTGCCGGCGGGCCGGCGGGCGGGGCTGGCCGTGGTCGTCGACCCGGGGCTGGACCCGATCCGCGAACCGCGGCCGGTCGTGGTGACCGAGGACCGGTGGTCGGGGCCGTTGTCGGTGGCGGACTTCCCGGCGCCGGTCGAGGCGCTGGGGCGGATCAAGCTGCCCAAGCACATCGAGCTGCGGTCGCCGAAGACGCGCCGGGACATCGCGTCGACGCTGCGCAGTGCCGGGATTTCCTTGCCGGGCAGGCAGAAGCGGCAGTCGGGGGCGAACGAGGACGGTGAGCTGGCGGCGCTGCGGCGGGCCCTGCGGGCGCACCCGTGCCACGGGCTGGCCGAGCGCGAGGCGAACCTGCGCTGGGTCGAGCGGTACGAACGGCTGTCGACGGAGACCCAGCAGCTGGAGCGGAAGGTCGCGGCGACCACGCACTCGCTGGCGCGGGCGTTCGACCGGATCCTGGCGCTGCTCGGCGAGCGCGGCTATCTGGGGCCCGAGTCCGCGGGCGACGGCGAGGACCGCGTCACCGAGCACGGCCGGCGCCTGACCCGGCTCTACAGCGAGTCGGACCTGCTGGCCGCGGAGTGCATCCGGCACGACGTGTGGCGCGGGCTGGGGCCGGCCGAGCTGGCCGCGGTCGTGTCGACGCTGGTCTTCGAAGCTCGTCGTGACACCGCGGGCGAGCCGCGGCTGCCGGGTGGGGCGGTGCCCGAGGCGTGGCAGGAGACGGTGAAGCTGTGGGTGGACCTCACCGAGGACGAGCGGCGGCACCGGCTCGACCGCACCCGGGAGCCCGACGCGGGGTTCGCGTGGCCGGTCTACCGCTGGGCGCGCGGCGAGTCGCTGGAGAAGGTGCTCACGGCGGCGGAGGCCAACGGGCAGGAGCTGTCGGCGGGGGACTTCGTGCGCTGGTCGCGTCAGGTGATCGACCTGCTCGACCAGATCCGCGACGTGCTCGGCAAGGGCGATCCGGTGGGGGCGGCGGCGGCCCAGGCGGTGAAGGCGCTGCGGCGGGGTGTCGTCGCGGCGGGCGCCGCGTGA
- a CDS encoding M24 family metallopeptidase — MSRRSLHTPAPDAAALRARLDRARSAAAAADTDALLIAPGSDLRYLIGQAGGSFERLTTLVVPADGTPALVVPKLEAPGYADVPTDELGVELLTWVDGDDPYKLVADRLGKPGRVAVSDFTPALHVLALRTALGTAEQTLAGPVVRELRMRKDAAEIASLRDAGAAIDRVHARVHEWLRPGRTEAEVGADIAAAIVEEGHVRADFVIVGSGPNGASPHHDVSDRVIEQGDVVVVDIGGPLPAGYNSDSTRTYAVGEPRDADVAETYAVLQRAQAAAVAAVKPGVTAEAVDAAARDVIAEAGFGEYFIHRTGHGIGLDVHEEPYIIAGNALPLEPGMAFSVEPGIYQPGRWGARIEDIVIVTENGVESVNNQPHELVVLDA; from the coding sequence ATGTCGCGCCGATCCCTCCACACGCCCGCCCCCGACGCCGCCGCCCTGCGCGCCCGGCTGGACCGCGCCCGCTCCGCCGCGGCCGCCGCGGACACCGACGCCCTGCTGATCGCGCCCGGCTCCGACCTGCGCTACCTGATCGGGCAGGCCGGTGGCTCGTTCGAGCGCCTCACCACCCTCGTCGTCCCGGCCGACGGCACGCCCGCGCTCGTCGTGCCGAAGCTGGAGGCGCCCGGCTACGCCGACGTTCCCACCGACGAACTCGGTGTCGAGCTGCTCACCTGGGTGGACGGCGACGACCCGTACAAGCTGGTCGCGGACCGGCTCGGCAAGCCCGGCCGCGTCGCGGTCAGCGACTTCACCCCGGCCCTGCACGTGCTGGCCCTGCGGACCGCGCTCGGCACGGCCGAGCAGACGCTGGCCGGTCCGGTCGTGCGGGAGCTGCGGATGCGCAAGGACGCCGCGGAGATCGCGTCGCTGCGGGACGCCGGCGCGGCCATCGACCGGGTGCACGCCCGGGTCCACGAGTGGCTGCGGCCCGGCCGCACCGAGGCCGAGGTCGGCGCCGACATCGCCGCGGCCATCGTCGAGGAGGGGCACGTCCGGGCGGACTTCGTCATCGTCGGGTCCGGCCCGAACGGCGCGAGCCCGCACCACGACGTCTCCGACCGCGTCATCGAGCAGGGGGACGTCGTGGTCGTCGACATCGGCGGCCCGCTGCCGGCCGGCTACAACTCCGACTCCACCCGCACGTACGCGGTGGGGGAGCCGCGCGACGCCGACGTGGCCGAGACGTACGCGGTGCTGCAGCGCGCCCAGGCCGCAGCCGTGGCCGCGGTCAAGCCGGGCGTCACGGCCGAGGCGGTCGACGCGGCCGCGCGCGACGTCATCGCCGAGGCCGGGTTCGGTGAGTACTTCATCCACCGCACCGGCCACGGCATCGGGCTGGACGTGCACGAGGAGCCGTACATCATCGCCGGCAACGCGCTGCCGCTGGAGCCGGGCATGGCCTTCAGCGTCGAGCCGGGCATCTACCAGCCGGGCCGGTGGGGTGCCCGGATCGAGGACATCGTCATCGTCACCGAGAACGGCGTCGAGTCCGTCAACAACCAGCCGCACGAGCTCGTCGTGCTGGACGCATGA
- the tatC gene encoding twin-arginine translocase subunit TatC — translation MAEPASGNGTSRRSKRRKRSRRTNPDGTMTLIEHIYEFRRRLGFALLAVVVGGILGFFWFSTKVGPIPSLGEIVKDPYCAIPPNRRLNGYQGCQLLQTVPFEAFMIQLKVGLAAGAVLFSPLWLYQVWAFIAPGLYSKERKYALTFVGFASVLFAAGAVLAYLLFPHALQLLMGFGQEEFITALTADKYISFMLSLLIIFGISFELPLLVVMLNRVGVVKYRQLKRWRRGIVFGLFVFAAFVTPGSDPFSMLGLAGALTLLFELSIQLARIHDRKKDRERADEGWDQLDDDEAAPFDYTPSTIDDEPSTPAASRGRSTTDDIT, via the coding sequence GTGGCGGAACCCGCCTCCGGTAACGGCACCAGCCGCCGGTCGAAGCGGCGCAAGCGCAGCCGTCGCACCAACCCCGACGGCACGATGACGCTCATCGAGCACATCTACGAGTTCCGCCGCCGCCTGGGCTTCGCGCTGCTCGCCGTCGTCGTCGGCGGGATCCTGGGCTTCTTCTGGTTCAGCACCAAGGTGGGCCCGATCCCGTCGCTGGGCGAGATCGTCAAGGACCCCTACTGCGCCATCCCGCCGAACCGGCGGCTCAACGGCTACCAGGGCTGCCAGCTGCTGCAGACCGTGCCGTTCGAGGCGTTCATGATCCAGCTGAAGGTCGGCCTCGCCGCCGGCGCCGTGCTGTTCTCGCCCCTGTGGCTGTACCAGGTCTGGGCGTTCATCGCACCCGGCTTGTACTCGAAGGAGCGCAAGTACGCGCTGACCTTCGTCGGGTTCGCGTCGGTGCTGTTCGCCGCCGGCGCCGTGCTCGCCTACCTGCTCTTCCCCCACGCCCTGCAGCTGCTCATGGGCTTCGGGCAGGAAGAGTTCATCACCGCGCTGACCGCGGACAAGTACATCTCGTTCATGCTGTCGCTGCTGATCATCTTCGGGATCAGCTTCGAGCTCCCGCTGCTGGTGGTGATGCTCAACCGCGTCGGCGTGGTCAAGTACCGGCAGCTCAAGAGGTGGCGCCGGGGCATCGTGTTCGGGCTGTTCGTCTTCGCCGCCTTCGTCACCCCGGGCTCGGACCCGTTCTCGATGCTCGGCCTGGCCGGCGCGCTGACGCTGCTGTTCGAGCTGTCCATCCAGCTCGCGCGCATCCACGACCGCAAGAAGGACCGCGAACGCGCCGACGAGGGCTGGGACCAGCTCGACGACGACGAAGCGGCGCCGTTCGACTACACGCCGAGCACGATCGACGACGAGCCGTCCACCCCGGCCGCCTCCCGCGGCCGTTCGACCACCGACGACATCACGTAG
- the tatA gene encoding Sec-independent protein translocase subunit TatA, with translation MFANGLQGWHLIILVLLVVLLFGAKRLPDAARSIGKSMKIFKAETKDLAGDKSTSHEDAEPVETKQIPATPAPAPATDQQVADLQRQLDELKKQQADQPQKNAS, from the coding sequence TTGTTCGCCAACGGATTGCAAGGATGGCATTTGATCATCTTGGTGCTGCTCGTCGTGCTGCTGTTCGGGGCCAAGCGGCTTCCCGATGCGGCCCGGTCGATCGGCAAGTCCATGAAGATCTTCAAGGCCGAGACCAAGGACCTCGCGGGCGACAAGAGCACTTCGCACGAGGACGCCGAGCCGGTCGAGACGAAGCAGATCCCGGCCACGCCCGCCCCCGCGCCGGCGACCGACCAGCAGGTCGCCGACCTGCAGCGGCAGCTCGACGAGCTGAAGAAGCAGCAGGCCGACCAGCCGCAGAAGAACGCCAGCTGA
- a CDS encoding Lrp/AsnC family transcriptional regulator translates to MTPGGLEPLDQAIVQELAADGRRSFTDLAERVGLSVSAVHQRVRRLEQRGVILGYTARLDGAQIGLPLTALISLTPNDPAAPDDYPQRIQHIKEIESCYSVAGDESYILLVRVQSPLGLEDLLRRIREAAKVSTRTTVVLSTPFEGRSPTF, encoded by the coding sequence ATGACGCCTGGTGGCCTGGAGCCCCTGGACCAGGCGATCGTCCAGGAGCTCGCGGCCGACGGGCGGCGCAGCTTCACCGACCTCGCCGAGCGCGTCGGGCTGTCGGTGTCGGCGGTGCACCAGCGGGTGCGCCGCCTCGAGCAGCGCGGGGTCATCCTCGGCTACACCGCGCGGCTCGACGGCGCGCAGATCGGCCTGCCCCTGACGGCGCTGATCTCGCTCACGCCGAACGACCCGGCGGCGCCCGACGACTACCCGCAGCGGATCCAGCACATCAAGGAGATCGAGTCGTGCTACTCGGTCGCCGGCGACGAGTCGTACATCCTGCTGGTGCGCGTCCAGTCGCCGCTGGGGCTGGAGGACCTGCTGCGGCGGATCCGCGAGGCCGCGAAGGTGTCGACGAGGACCACGGTGGTGCTCTCTACGCCGTTCGAGGGACGTTCTCCGACGTTCTGA
- a CDS encoding 5'-3' exonuclease, which produces MTGPLALLDSASLYFRSFFALPDSMRAADGTQVNAVRGFADTIARILTDRHPSRLVCCLDADWRPKFRTDLLPSYKAHRVAEETGGSDPDVEEVPDTLTPQVPIILDLLEAFGFATAEAAGYEADDVIGALATREKEIPVEVITGDRDLFQLVRGEPSPASVIYVGKGWAKAEVLGPAEIAERYGLPRETAGPAYADMSMMRGDPSDGLPGVAGIGEKTAAKLITQFGSLDALLAASAASDPRVPLKTRLRLADAAGYLAVAPTVVRVAVDAPVEQSRPDTVPTAPADPDRVAELAERWNLGNSVERLLKALPGA; this is translated from the coding sequence GTGACCGGACCCCTTGCCCTGCTCGACTCCGCGAGCCTGTACTTCCGTTCCTTCTTCGCCCTGCCCGACTCGATGCGCGCCGCCGACGGGACGCAGGTCAACGCCGTGCGCGGGTTCGCCGACACGATCGCGCGGATCCTCACCGACCGGCACCCCTCGCGCCTGGTGTGCTGCCTCGACGCCGACTGGCGGCCGAAGTTCCGCACCGACCTGCTGCCCAGCTACAAGGCGCACCGGGTGGCCGAGGAGACCGGCGGCAGCGACCCCGACGTCGAAGAGGTGCCCGACACGCTCACCCCGCAGGTCCCGATCATCCTGGACCTGCTGGAGGCGTTCGGGTTCGCCACCGCGGAAGCGGCGGGCTACGAGGCGGACGACGTCATCGGCGCGCTGGCCACCCGCGAGAAGGAGATCCCCGTCGAGGTCATCACCGGCGACCGGGACCTGTTCCAGCTGGTGCGCGGCGAGCCCTCCCCCGCGTCGGTGATCTACGTCGGCAAGGGCTGGGCCAAGGCCGAGGTGCTCGGGCCGGCCGAGATCGCCGAGCGCTACGGCCTCCCCCGCGAGACCGCCGGACCGGCGTACGCGGACATGTCGATGATGCGCGGCGACCCCTCCGACGGGCTGCCCGGCGTCGCCGGGATCGGCGAAAAGACCGCGGCCAAGCTGATCACGCAGTTCGGCTCGCTCGACGCGCTGCTGGCGGCGTCGGCCGCGAGCGATCCCCGCGTGCCGCTCAAGACCCGGCTGCGCCTGGCCGACGCCGCCGGCTACCTCGCCGTCGCGCCGACCGTGGTCCGGGTGGCCGTCGACGCGCCGGTCGAGCAGTCCCGCCCGGACACCGTCCCCACGGCGCCCGCCGACCCGGACCGCGTGGCCGAGCTGGCCGAACGCTGGAACCTCGGCAACTCGGTCGAACGGCTGCTCAAGGCGCTGCCCGGCGCCTAG